The following proteins are encoded in a genomic region of Oncorhynchus masou masou isolate Uvic2021 chromosome 32, UVic_Omas_1.1, whole genome shotgun sequence:
- the LOC135527299 gene encoding cysteinyl leukotriene receptor 1-like, giving the protein MHLAEFDNVTLRDNTTNCLSIDDFRNQVYSTVYSIITVFGLAGNGFALLVLVKTFRQRSAFHIYMLNLAVSDLLCVSTLPLRVLYYVNKGQWNLGDFLCRVSSYALYVNLYCSVFFMTAMSVTRFLAIVFPVQNLRLVSERRARLVCVCIWVFICTVSSPFLMTGQHLDPATNKTKCFEPPERSTGGGLSKLIMLNYFSLVVGFVLPFLVILLCYAGIIRALLSRQHTAQRQKGAGSKAIRMIVIVMLAFLLCFMPYHVQRSVHLSFLSQTATSCSELVYMQKSVVVTLCLAASNSCFDPLLYFFSGEGFRRRLSTFRSTSRTQRQPATETGAQPPLGRGTRFE; this is encoded by the exons ATGCATCTAGCGGAGTTTGACAACGTGACTCTGAGGGACAACACTACCAACTGTCTGTCGATCGATGACTTCCGTAACCAG GTGTACTCTACGGTGTACTCTATCATCACAGTGTTCGGCCTGGCCGGTAATGGTTTCGCCCTGTTGGTTCTGGTTAAAACGTTCCGTCAGCGTTCTGCGTTCCACATCTACATGTTGAACCTGGCCGTGTCCGACCTGCTGTGTGTCTCCACGCTGCCGCTACGGGTCCTCTACTACGTCAATAAG GGTCAGTGGAACCTGGGAGACTTCCTGTGCAGGGTTTCGTCCTATGCCCTCTACGTGAACCTCTACTGCAGCGTGTTCTTCATGACCGCCATGTCCGTCACACGCTTCCTCGCCATCGTGTTTCCCGTGCAGAACCTGCGCCTGGTCTCAGAGCGTCGCGCCcgtctggtgtgtgtctgtatctgggtGTTCATCTGCactgtctcctcccccttcctcatgACTGGTCAGCACCTCGACCCAGCCACCAATAAGACCAAGTGCTTCGAGCCTCCAGAGCGCAGCACAGGGGGCGGGCTTAGCAAGCTCATCATGCTCAACTACTTCTCATTGGTCGTGGGCTTCGTGCTTCCTTTCTTGGTCATCCTGCTGTGCTATGCCGGGATTATCCGGGCTCTGCTGTCACGGCAACACACTGCGCAGCGCCAGAAGGGGGCGGGGTCTAAGGCCATCAGAATGATTGTCATAGTGATGCTAGCATTCCTGCTGTGCTTCATGCCGTACCACGTCCAACGCTCCGTCCACCTCagcttcctctcccagactgccACTTCCTGTTCGGAGCTGGTGTACATGCAGAAGAGTGTGGTGGTGACACTCTGTCTGGCTGCCTCCAACTCCTGCTTTGACCCCTTGCTCTACTTCTTCTCTGGAGAGGGCTTCAGACGACGCCTGTCAACATTCAGGTCCACTAGCAGGACACAGAGACAACCGGCCACAGAGACAGGGGCACAGCCACCGTTAGGGAGGGGAACACgctttgagtga